A stretch of Vibrio sp. B1FLJ16 DNA encodes these proteins:
- a CDS encoding HAMP domain-containing sensor histidine kinase, with translation MSFKSRLVVFTTVWFCLTAAAIALTYNWQKETIELRTQQSLHKDLASHMRDDNPLMIGTDYNPKALKSIFHTLMLIGPDFEIYFLDSQGNVTTHAAPEGTELLASVSLSPIKQFLRDEPFPILGDDPRNRDAHKVFSVAAIEEFGSTVGYLYVVIGSSRHTAIADAQVDTPYIALAGLVLLSIVGFAFGAYVLVKRSFLNPIAHVADQLQQQAEHGFRLKPEFVHQVPELVPVAHSYHLMAKHIQQQFLQLEYQPSHRRQSLLQLSHDLKTPLSSVLGYLETWRLQHPESDPLIDVAFRNGEKLSGQLHTLLDEAKKETTSPSYDYLPVNLAELMTECAETMQNQFQNKRVTLSVDMAEKVQTIGDKGLLERVLLNLLENALRHSPPKSTIHCRVSFSEDKSNVHFTLSNPVDKGAQKGSLGIGTKIVQSILMLHHSYLETDITSSMFTQRFTLLAV, from the coding sequence ATGAGTTTTAAATCCCGTTTGGTGGTGTTTACCACGGTGTGGTTTTGTCTGACAGCTGCGGCTATTGCACTGACTTACAACTGGCAAAAAGAGACCATTGAGCTTCGCACTCAGCAGAGCTTACACAAAGACCTGGCCAGTCATATGCGTGATGATAACCCGTTAATGATCGGAACGGATTATAATCCCAAGGCGCTAAAATCTATCTTTCATACTCTGATGTTGATTGGCCCTGATTTTGAAATTTACTTTCTTGATAGCCAGGGCAATGTCACTACACATGCTGCCCCGGAAGGGACTGAGCTATTGGCCTCGGTAAGTCTATCGCCGATAAAGCAGTTTTTACGTGATGAGCCTTTTCCTATTTTGGGTGATGACCCGCGAAATCGTGATGCGCATAAAGTGTTTTCTGTTGCTGCGATTGAGGAGTTCGGCTCAACTGTTGGTTATTTGTACGTGGTGATAGGCAGCTCCAGACATACTGCGATAGCCGATGCGCAAGTCGATACGCCGTACATTGCGCTAGCAGGTCTGGTTTTACTTTCCATAGTAGGTTTTGCATTTGGTGCTTACGTGCTGGTGAAGCGCAGTTTTCTCAACCCGATTGCCCATGTGGCGGATCAATTGCAACAGCAGGCAGAGCACGGTTTCCGCCTGAAGCCGGAGTTTGTTCATCAGGTTCCGGAGCTGGTTCCTGTTGCTCACTCTTACCATCTGATGGCAAAGCACATTCAGCAGCAGTTTCTGCAACTCGAGTATCAGCCTTCCCACCGCCGTCAGAGTCTCCTTCAGCTCAGCCATGATCTGAAGACTCCGCTTTCGAGCGTGCTGGGGTATTTAGAAACGTGGCGATTACAGCATCCGGAGTCTGATCCCCTTATCGACGTGGCTTTCCGCAACGGTGAAAAACTCTCCGGACAGCTGCATACATTGCTCGATGAGGCGAAAAAAGAGACCACATCGCCGAGCTATGATTATCTTCCTGTCAATCTGGCAGAACTGATGACGGAATGCGCCGAAACGATGCAAAATCAGTTTCAGAACAAGAGGGTTACCTTGAGTGTTGATATGGCCGAGAAAGTGCAGACCATTGGGGATAAGGGGTTACTGGAAAGGGTGTTGTTAAATTTGCTTGAAAATGCTCTACGTCATAGCCCGCCGAAGTCAACGATACATTGTCGGGTCAGCTTCAGTGAAGATAAGTCAAATGTTCACTTTACACTTTCTAACCCCGTCGATAAGGGGGCTCAGAAGGGATCTTTAGGTATCGGAACTAAAATTGTGCAGTCTATTCTAATGTTGCATCATAGTTACTTAGAGACAGATATTACCTCTTCCATGTTTACGCAGCGGTTCACACTTCTGGCTGTATGA
- a CDS encoding spondin domain-containing protein: MKYKILLAAASVAILAGCSDSDTDVIKSYTYTVSVENLTANQPMSPLAVLVHNSDFQLFEVGHSASVALEHLAEGGSNAELIAMMNDDDNIDQGISGNGLLLPGASDEVTISINPNRFGYLSVASMLVNTYLSVASMLVNTNDAFVGEAGLSLKSLAVGESYIMNMNVWDSGTELNDELAATIPGPAGGGEGFNADRNDSSDIVSFHAGVISQDDGLTDSALSANHRFLNPGAKVTITRIE; encoded by the coding sequence ATGAAATACAAAATCTTACTCGCGGCAGCCTCAGTTGCTATATTGGCAGGTTGTTCTGACAGCGATACTGACGTAATAAAGTCATACACATATACGGTCAGTGTGGAGAACTTAACCGCAAATCAGCCTATGTCTCCGCTGGCGGTACTTGTTCATAACAGCGATTTCCAACTGTTTGAGGTTGGCCACAGTGCATCGGTTGCATTAGAGCACTTAGCTGAAGGCGGCAGTAATGCTGAGCTGATAGCCATGATGAATGATGACGACAATATTGATCAAGGTATATCTGGTAATGGTTTGTTGCTTCCAGGAGCTTCTGATGAGGTGACCATCTCGATAAACCCAAACCGCTTCGGTTATTTATCGGTGGCGTCAATGTTGGTAAATACTTATTTATCGGTGGCGTCAATGTTGGTAAATACTAATGATGCTTTTGTGGGAGAGGCTGGGTTGTCGCTTAAATCGCTCGCGGTTGGTGAAAGCTACATAATGAACATGAACGTGTGGGATTCCGGAACCGAGCTTAATGATGAACTTGCGGCGACGATTCCGGGGCCAGCTGGTGGCGGTGAAGGCTTTAATGCTGATCGGAACGACAGTTCTGACATAGTCTCTTTCCATGCGGGAGTTATCAGCCAGGATGACGGATTGACGGATTCTGCGTTGTCCGCAAATCACCGATTTCTTAACCCTGGAGCGAAGGTTACTATCACTCGAATTGAATAG
- the tdh gene encoding L-threonine 3-dehydrogenase, which produces MKIKALSKLKPEEGIWMTEVDKPEIGHNDILIKIKKTAICGTDVHIYNWDEWSQKTIPVPMVVGHEYVGEVVAIGQEVRGFEIGDRVSGEGHITCGHCRNCRGGRTHLCRNTIGVGVNREGAFAEYLVIPAFNAFKIPDEISDDLASIFDPFGNAVHTALSFDLVGEDVLITGAGPIGIMAAAVAKHVGARHVVITDVNEYRLELARKMGVTRAVNVAEEKLEDVMSELKMTEGFDVGLEMSGNPSAFNSMLQTMNHGGRIALLGIPPSDMGIDWNQVIFKGLVIKGIYGREMFETWYKMASLIQSGLDLSPIITHHFKVDDFQKGFDAMRSGASGKVILDWE; this is translated from the coding sequence ATGAAAATTAAAGCATTATCAAAGCTAAAGCCTGAAGAAGGCATTTGGATGACCGAGGTAGACAAACCTGAAATCGGTCACAACGATATCCTGATCAAAATTAAGAAAACCGCGATTTGTGGTACCGACGTACACATTTACAACTGGGATGAATGGTCACAAAAAACCATTCCTGTTCCTATGGTTGTAGGCCACGAGTACGTGGGGGAAGTAGTTGCAATTGGTCAGGAAGTCCGTGGCTTTGAAATCGGTGACCGCGTTTCCGGCGAAGGTCACATCACCTGTGGTCACTGTCGTAACTGTCGTGGCGGCCGTACTCACCTATGTCGTAATACTATCGGTGTAGGTGTAAACCGTGAAGGCGCATTTGCAGAATACTTAGTTATCCCTGCATTTAACGCATTTAAGATCCCTGATGAGATTTCTGATGATCTTGCATCAATCTTCGACCCGTTTGGTAACGCAGTTCACACAGCACTATCTTTCGACCTGGTTGGTGAAGACGTGTTAATCACGGGTGCAGGCCCTATCGGTATCATGGCTGCTGCGGTTGCAAAACACGTTGGCGCTCGCCACGTAGTGATCACAGACGTTAACGAATACCGTCTGGAGCTTGCTCGTAAAATGGGCGTAACTCGCGCAGTGAACGTAGCTGAAGAGAAGCTAGAAGATGTAATGTCTGAGTTGAAAATGACTGAAGGCTTCGATGTCGGTCTGGAAATGTCGGGCAACCCTTCAGCATTTAACTCAATGCTGCAAACCATGAACCACGGTGGCCGTATTGCCCTTCTGGGTATTCCACCATCAGACATGGGTATCGACTGGAACCAGGTTATCTTCAAAGGTCTGGTTATCAAAGGCATCTACGGTCGTGAGATGTTCGAAACTTGGTACAAGATGGCAAGCCTGATCCAATCAGGTCTGGATCTGTCGCCAATCATCACGCACCACTTCAAGGTTGATGACTTCCAAAAAGGCTTCGACGCTATGCGCAGCGGGGCTTCCGGTAAAGTTATCCTTGATTGGGAATAA
- a CDS encoding spondin domain-containing protein — protein sequence MKKRTQLGLAITSVAITVASALGAASVNAAELEITITNATKGIYFTPLIVAAHGSDLHMFRVGEAATSELESMAEEGDISGLSSVIGNAGGAVLENPAGGFLDPGTETTFTFDSGEHAYLSLGAMLLPTNDGFVGLDSWKIPEEAGTYKATLNSYDAGTEANDELMASIPNPPFITFGSGGTGVETAVSNDKVHVHPGNLGDSDPVDGLSDLDSSSHRWLNPVATIVIEVK from the coding sequence ATGAAAAAACGTACCCAGCTTGGCCTCGCCATTACTTCGGTTGCCATTACTGTTGCTTCTGCGCTTGGCGCAGCGTCAGTCAACGCGGCAGAACTGGAGATCACCATAACCAACGCCACCAAAGGCATCTATTTTACCCCACTTATTGTAGCAGCGCATGGTTCTGATCTGCATATGTTCAGAGTGGGAGAGGCTGCAACATCTGAGCTTGAATCGATGGCGGAAGAAGGTGACATTTCAGGTTTATCCAGTGTAATTGGCAACGCTGGTGGCGCAGTGCTGGAAAATCCGGCTGGTGGCTTTCTTGACCCCGGTACTGAAACCACATTTACATTCGACAGTGGTGAGCATGCCTACCTTTCTCTCGGTGCAATGCTTTTACCGACTAATGACGGGTTCGTTGGATTAGATAGCTGGAAAATTCCCGAAGAAGCAGGAACTTATAAAGCAACGTTAAACAGTTATGATGCCGGTACCGAAGCTAATGACGAGTTAATGGCCAGTATTCCTAATCCTCCCTTTATTACTTTTGGCAGCGGAGGTACCGGGGTGGAAACGGCGGTTTCTAACGACAAAGTTCACGTACATCCGGGGAACTTAGGTGACAGCGATCCAGTGGATGGATTAAGTGATCTCGACAGTAGTAGCCATCGCTGGTTAAATCCGGTTGCGACCATCGTCATCGAAGTGAAGTAA
- the fliJ gene encoding flagellar export protein FliJ translates to MEAKLRAVGQFQKIQEKSRDLMSQQLESMRQQHTQTQGKLEQLAQLRTITGSSVRNAVSLNSEALMNLNRVDQMLQRFIVHQESEQAVMQAQCSSLQKQLEHKHMKVKGLEKVVESWQSELKIQKQQLEDNATEEIVNSRFKMKLF, encoded by the coding sequence ATGGAAGCAAAATTAAGAGCAGTCGGACAGTTTCAGAAGATACAGGAAAAAAGCCGCGATCTTATGTCTCAGCAGCTTGAGTCTATGCGCCAGCAACATACGCAGACACAAGGTAAGCTTGAACAGCTTGCTCAGTTACGAACTATTACCGGCAGTTCGGTACGTAACGCAGTCAGTTTAAACAGCGAGGCGCTGATGAATTTAAACCGCGTTGATCAGATGCTGCAACGATTTATTGTCCATCAGGAGAGTGAGCAGGCGGTGATGCAGGCTCAGTGTTCTTCTCTGCAAAAGCAGCTTGAACATAAGCACATGAAAGTAAAAGGCCTGGAGAAGGTTGTTGAAAGCTGGCAGTCAGAGCTAAAAATTCAGAAACAGCAGCTTGAAGACAATGCAACTGAAGAGATCGTGAATAGCCGTTTCAAGATGAAACTGTTCTGA
- a CDS encoding LysR family transcriptional regulator — MVNPKLIALLPDLASFILVVNEGSFTAAAKKLGVTPSALSKLITRLEHALSVKLFERTTRKLLITQAGQKVYDQSIAMVNAAQQAVELSAEDHTEPTGALTVAAPEAFLNSVLQPFVLPFLQRYPEIQLKLRAADGEIDLFREGIDVAFKLTDKPDENLVLKEISKTNLVLCASPDYLAQHGMPDHPTQLEKHDCIYLAENDKDNIWSFFKEEAFHSVAVRGRYAVNHSQMRLNGVKAGLGIGIFHDFVVKDALEREEVVEVLSDWMIKSNYHGAIAMQYPQTKYMPARLRVFIDFVNEHLVSKGSTHN; from the coding sequence ATGGTTAATCCAAAACTTATCGCCCTGCTGCCAGATCTTGCTTCATTTATCCTGGTCGTCAATGAAGGCAGCTTTACCGCCGCCGCAAAAAAGCTCGGGGTTACCCCGTCTGCACTGAGTAAGTTGATCACGCGATTAGAGCATGCGCTTTCGGTGAAGTTATTTGAACGTACCACACGCAAACTTCTTATCACCCAGGCCGGGCAAAAGGTCTACGACCAGAGTATTGCGATGGTTAACGCTGCCCAGCAAGCGGTGGAACTGTCGGCGGAAGATCATACTGAACCAACTGGCGCATTAACGGTTGCCGCTCCAGAGGCATTCCTGAATTCGGTACTTCAGCCTTTTGTGTTGCCTTTTTTACAACGATATCCGGAAATTCAGTTAAAACTCCGCGCTGCAGATGGCGAAATCGACTTGTTCCGAGAAGGAATAGACGTAGCCTTTAAACTGACTGACAAACCCGACGAAAACCTGGTGCTGAAAGAGATCAGTAAAACCAATCTCGTATTGTGCGCATCCCCGGACTATCTGGCCCAACACGGCATGCCTGATCATCCGACTCAGTTGGAAAAACATGACTGTATTTATCTTGCAGAAAACGATAAAGACAACATCTGGTCGTTCTTTAAAGAAGAGGCCTTTCACTCCGTTGCGGTAAGAGGCCGTTACGCCGTTAACCACTCACAAATGCGTTTAAACGGGGTAAAAGCTGGATTAGGCATCGGTATCTTTCACGATTTTGTGGTTAAAGATGCGCTAGAGCGAGAAGAAGTCGTTGAAGTGCTCTCGGACTGGATGATTAAAAGTAACTATCATGGCGCTATTGCTATGCAGTACCCGCAGACAAAGTACATGCCAGCGCGTTTACGGGTATTCATCGATTTCGTCAACGAGCATCTCGTATCAAAGGGCTCAACCCACAATTAA
- a CDS encoding transporter substrate-binding domain-containing protein codes for MSVSIIKRAVTALGLITATVVSAPTWSYDLEEVRESGVLRHIGVSYANFVSYIEQGEIQTLTGFDVDIVKGFAQSLGVRYEYVPAQWSNMLGKLTGQHVKYQDKRAVLGEHTPVEGDLIANGVTILDWRSEVVDFSQDYFPSGVWLVSRTDSTLSPIKPSGSIDDDIESVKKLIDGRDVLALEHSCLDPNLYDLYDTGANVILPDGHRLLNEMVPAIMKNDAESTLLDVADTLIALEKWPGEVKVIGPISENQKMAVAFRKDSPQLRKAFDQYLDSIKKDGTYERLVKKYYPSIYYFYNDYFMEDSKKN; via the coding sequence ATGTCAGTCAGTATTATTAAGAGAGCTGTAACAGCGCTGGGGTTAATTACAGCTACTGTTGTATCAGCTCCAACGTGGTCATATGACCTAGAAGAAGTCCGCGAAAGTGGTGTATTGCGTCATATCGGTGTTTCTTACGCCAATTTTGTCTCCTATATTGAGCAGGGAGAAATACAAACACTGACGGGGTTTGATGTAGACATAGTAAAAGGCTTTGCTCAATCACTTGGTGTACGTTACGAGTATGTCCCAGCTCAGTGGAGTAACATGCTTGGTAAGCTCACTGGCCAGCACGTTAAGTACCAGGATAAACGTGCAGTACTAGGAGAGCACACACCAGTTGAAGGGGACTTGATCGCAAATGGTGTGACCATTTTAGACTGGCGAAGTGAAGTGGTCGATTTTTCGCAGGACTATTTCCCATCAGGCGTTTGGTTGGTATCCAGAACCGATTCAACACTCTCTCCAATTAAACCAAGCGGCTCGATTGATGACGATATAGAGAGCGTCAAAAAGCTGATTGACGGCAGAGACGTGTTAGCTCTGGAGCATTCTTGTCTTGATCCTAATCTTTATGACTTGTATGACACCGGGGCAAATGTGATTCTGCCGGATGGTCACCGTCTTCTTAATGAGATGGTTCCGGCAATCATGAAGAACGATGCTGAGAGCACCTTGTTAGATGTTGCAGATACACTTATCGCTTTAGAAAAGTGGCCAGGTGAAGTAAAAGTGATTGGCCCGATATCTGAAAACCAAAAGATGGCGGTTGCTTTTCGCAAAGACTCACCGCAATTACGCAAAGCGTTTGACCAATATTTAGACTCTATTAAAAAAGATGGAACTTACGAAAGGTTAGTAAAGAAGTATTATCCGTCTATTTACTATTTTTATAATGATTACTTCATGGAAGACAGTAAGAAAAATTAA
- a CDS encoding glycine C-acetyltransferase, with product MSSAFYQQIQQQIEEVKAEGLYKSERVITSQQQAAVKISTGEEVLNFCANNYLGLANHPALIEAGKAGMDEHGFGMASVRFICGTQDIHKELEQKLSKFLGKEDTILYTSCFDANAGLFETILGKEDAIISDALNHASIIDGVRLCKAMRFRYSNNNMEELEQQLIAAKEAGARHILIVTDGVFSMDGVVANLPAICDLAEKYGALTMVDDSHAVGFMGKTGAGTPEYHNVVDRIDIITGTLGKALGGASGGYTSGKAEVIDWLRQRSRPYLFSNSVAPSIVNASIKVLDLLEQSGELRDRLWENAAHFRTRMEDAGFTMGGADHAIIPIMLGDAKVAAEFAERALEKGIYVIGFSFPVVPKGQARIRTQMSAAHSREQLDRAIDAFIQVGKDMGII from the coding sequence ATGTCTTCTGCATTTTACCAACAGATCCAGCAACAAATTGAAGAAGTAAAGGCTGAAGGTCTTTACAAATCTGAGCGTGTTATTACCTCTCAGCAGCAAGCTGCCGTAAAAATCTCTACTGGCGAAGAAGTTCTGAACTTCTGTGCGAATAACTATCTGGGTCTGGCTAACCATCCAGCGCTTATCGAAGCGGGTAAAGCAGGTATGGACGAGCACGGCTTTGGTATGGCGTCAGTGCGCTTTATCTGTGGTACTCAAGACATCCACAAAGAGCTTGAGCAGAAGCTGTCTAAGTTCTTAGGTAAAGAAGATACGATTCTTTACACTTCATGTTTTGATGCGAACGCAGGCCTGTTCGAAACGATCCTTGGTAAAGAAGACGCAATCATTTCTGATGCACTTAACCATGCTTCTATTATTGACGGTGTTCGTCTTTGTAAAGCAATGCGCTTCCGTTACTCAAACAATAATATGGAAGAGTTGGAACAACAGTTAATCGCGGCGAAAGAAGCTGGCGCACGCCACATTCTTATTGTTACTGACGGTGTGTTCTCTATGGACGGCGTGGTGGCGAACCTTCCTGCTATCTGTGACCTTGCAGAGAAATACGGCGCATTGACCATGGTCGATGACTCTCACGCGGTTGGCTTCATGGGTAAAACAGGCGCAGGTACACCTGAGTACCATAATGTCGTTGACCGTATCGATATTATCACTGGTACGCTTGGCAAAGCATTGGGCGGTGCTTCAGGCGGTTACACGTCAGGTAAAGCAGAAGTGATCGACTGGTTACGTCAGCGTTCGCGTCCATACCTGTTCTCAAATTCAGTTGCGCCATCTATTGTAAATGCTTCTATCAAAGTGCTGGACCTGCTAGAGCAAAGTGGTGAACTGCGTGACCGTTTATGGGAAAACGCAGCACACTTCCGTACTCGTATGGAAGATGCAGGCTTCACCATGGGTGGTGCAGACCACGCGATCATTCCAATCATGTTAGGTGATGCAAAAGTGGCGGCTGAGTTTGCTGAGCGCGCGCTGGAAAAAGGCATCTACGTTATCGGTTTCTCTTTCCCTGTTGTACCAAAAGGTCAGGCGCGAATCCGTACTCAAATGTCAGCAGCACACTCTCGTGAGCAGCTAGATCGTGCGATCGATGCGTTCATTCAAGTTGGTAAGGACATGGGCATCATCTAA
- a CDS encoding aminotransferase class V-fold PLP-dependent enzyme, with amino-acid sequence MSNKESTQTNQSRRNFLKGATGAVVAGVSASAFSSSALAGEQKIDWSSNGLGSKNDKHFWRKVQKQFVLDKKTTYMNIGTTGSMPKHVLEGYEENNRLIATHPWDMQGKFGSWPYVTDMAAEIAAGFGADPEEIILSRNTTDGLCTIINGLHFEEGDVILTTHHEHAGAISQLNIAKNRFGAEVVEIQLPVFTGTEEVTEDDYIEAFREAIEIHQNVRLIVFSHVTYKTGSTLPAKAICDLAKANNIPTIIDGAHTIGMLDLDFHDIDCDFYAGSGHKWQCGAGATGILYVRKGENVLGERLNEYWNDRKNPLWLINSSLSHAEYMGKQIQLQYCGNDNFPAKQALTDSCKMWDEIGRDRIEERVLALGAQCKVSLAEALPQAKIFSPNVEGLTSGITTFNPFSDVTDGAILTEFRDRLREEYGYIIRTTSFKLYKDDGFDTYALRISTHLFHDEQDVEGLVQAITDLYYSF; translated from the coding sequence ATGAGCAACAAGGAGTCTACTCAGACGAATCAAAGTCGCCGTAATTTTCTGAAAGGCGCAACGGGTGCCGTTGTGGCAGGGGTTAGCGCTTCTGCTTTTTCTAGCTCAGCGCTAGCTGGCGAGCAGAAAATTGACTGGAGCAGTAATGGTCTAGGTAGCAAAAACGATAAGCACTTTTGGCGTAAAGTGCAAAAGCAGTTCGTTTTGGATAAAAAAACAACTTACATGAACATCGGCACAACAGGTTCTATGCCTAAGCATGTTCTGGAAGGCTACGAAGAAAACAACAGATTGATCGCCACACACCCATGGGATATGCAAGGTAAGTTTGGTTCTTGGCCATATGTAACGGATATGGCGGCAGAAATTGCTGCTGGCTTTGGCGCCGATCCAGAAGAAATTATCCTGAGCCGCAATACGACTGATGGATTATGTACGATCATCAATGGTCTGCACTTCGAGGAAGGTGATGTAATTCTAACGACCCACCATGAGCATGCTGGTGCTATTTCTCAACTTAATATCGCTAAGAATCGCTTCGGTGCAGAGGTTGTAGAGATTCAGCTTCCGGTGTTTACCGGAACTGAAGAAGTGACAGAAGATGATTATATTGAAGCGTTCCGTGAAGCGATTGAAATTCATCAAAATGTACGCTTGATAGTATTCTCTCATGTGACATACAAAACAGGCTCGACTCTACCGGCTAAGGCAATATGTGATCTAGCGAAAGCAAACAACATTCCTACCATTATTGATGGTGCCCACACTATAGGTATGCTCGATCTTGATTTCCATGACATAGACTGTGATTTTTATGCAGGTTCTGGCCATAAGTGGCAGTGTGGAGCTGGTGCGACTGGTATTCTATATGTGCGTAAAGGTGAGAACGTTCTTGGTGAACGCTTGAATGAATACTGGAACGACCGAAAAAACCCGCTGTGGTTGATTAACTCATCACTCTCTCATGCCGAGTACATGGGTAAACAGATCCAGCTGCAGTATTGTGGTAACGATAATTTCCCAGCGAAACAAGCACTAACCGATAGCTGTAAAATGTGGGATGAGATCGGACGAGATCGTATTGAGGAGCGTGTACTAGCACTGGGAGCGCAATGCAAAGTATCGCTAGCTGAGGCACTGCCACAAGCTAAAATTTTCTCTCCGAATGTTGAGGGGTTAACCAGTGGTATTACAACGTTTAACCCTTTCTCTGATGTTACAGACGGCGCAATTCTCACTGAGTTTCGTGACCGCCTGAGAGAAGAGTATGGATATATCATCCGTACGACAAGTTTCAAGCTGTATAAAGATGATGGCTTCGATACTTATGCACTTCGTATCTCGACTCACTTGTTCCATGATGAACAAGATGTAGAAGGTCTGGTTCAGGCAATCACAGACTTGTACTATTCATTTTAA
- a CDS encoding response regulator transcription factor yields MAQQAIHPAANLAANILLVEDDNDLAELIQMHLKFQGHSVQRVISIEKGEEEYRRQVFDLVILDRGLPDGDGLAFCHYLRQQQDWTPVLVLTARDSEMDKVEGLEADVDDYITKPFSVLEFQARVRNVLRRIKQVTEKEPQRPECESVLNFGSLKIVPDLHQVSLNNQDVSLTATEFSLLQFLATRPGRVYSKDELLDHVWNTNHAGYHHTVCSTINRLRSKLLLPDSEHHFIQTVWGVGYKFLPHQ; encoded by the coding sequence ATGGCTCAACAGGCGATTCACCCAGCGGCCAATTTAGCGGCGAACATTTTGCTGGTCGAAGATGACAACGATTTGGCAGAACTGATTCAAATGCATCTTAAGTTTCAGGGACATAGTGTTCAACGGGTCATTAGCATCGAAAAAGGTGAAGAGGAATATCGGCGGCAGGTTTTTGATTTAGTCATCCTTGATCGGGGTTTACCAGATGGAGATGGTTTGGCATTTTGCCATTACCTGCGTCAGCAACAGGACTGGACTCCGGTATTGGTGCTGACCGCTAGAGACAGCGAGATGGACAAAGTCGAAGGGTTAGAGGCCGACGTCGACGACTACATCACGAAACCCTTTAGTGTGCTGGAGTTTCAGGCTCGGGTGAGGAATGTACTGCGCCGGATTAAGCAGGTGACGGAAAAGGAACCGCAACGGCCAGAGTGTGAAAGCGTTTTAAATTTCGGTTCATTAAAGATTGTTCCGGATTTACATCAGGTATCGCTTAATAATCAGGATGTCTCGCTGACGGCTACGGAGTTCTCTTTGTTGCAGTTCCTCGCGACACGCCCGGGCAGAGTATACAGCAAAGATGAGTTGCTTGATCACGTCTGGAACACCAACCACGCAGGATATCATCACACGGTTTGCAGCACCATTAACCGCTTGCGGTCAAAGTTACTCCTGCCGGATTCTGAGCATCACTTTATCCAAACTGTCTGGGGTGTCGGTTACAAATTTCTGCCACATCAATGA